The Prochlorococcus marinus str. MIT 1214 sequence TTGGTGATTCATCATTGCTTTTGGCCTTAGATGGATTAACTGATCCTCAAAATCTTGGAGCAATAATTCGATCGGCCGAAGCTCTTGGTGCTCAAGGCTTAATCCTCCCACAAAGGCGCAGTGCAGGTTTAACTGGATCTGTTGCAAAAGTCGCTGCTGGAGCTCTGGAACATTTGCCGGTGGCAAGAGTTGTTAATTTAAATAGGTCTTTGGAAAAGTTAAAAGATGAAGGTTATACCGTTCTTGGCCTTGCGGAGGAAGGGCCTTCTACATTATCTGAAATCAAATTTATAGGACCTTTAGTTGTAGTCGTTGGGTCCGAAGATAAAGGAATTTCTTTAATAACTAGAAGGTTATGTGACCATTTAGTAAGGATTCCTCTTAAAGGGGTGACTACAAGTCTTAATGCATCAGTCGCTACGTCTATTTTCTTATATGAAGTGGCAAGATCTAGATGGATGCGCTCAATCTCTGGGCAAGATCCTTCTCCTAGATTATTGAAACCTCAGATTTCATCTGAAAATAACAACTAATCTCTTTAAATTTAATCTTTAAAAGAAGCGTATATTTTTTATAGTTTTATTAGGATTTATAAAACATCATAATTAAATTAGATTATTAATTGCATCACCCACAGCTTTTTATACTCAACATTTTTTGACTTCAAATATATGTTTCATCATCAAGTGAACATAATATTCCATTTTTATTTGATAAACATCTAGTAAAGAAAGTATAGTAAATTAAATGCAGTTTACTTATGGGTCCCATTAGGGCTCTTCGAAGCTTAGGTAATAGTTTTGGCTTGGCCTGGTGGGCCAAGGTTGAGACAATTCAACCAGAGGTAACTTATTGGTTTGGTCCTTTTCTAACTCGCCGTAGCTTGAAAGTCAGATTAAATGCTTTTATAGAAGATCTTTCTGCAGAGTCACCCAAGAAAATTAATCATAGTTTAATTAGGTGTCGCCGTAATGAGCCTCTAACGTCATAAGCTTAAAAATATTTTTTTATAATTTAATAATGACTTTTGAAGACTTACGCCAGAAATTGAAAAGTGGTGAGGTCTCTTCTAAAGAGCTTGTTCAAGAAAAAATAAACCGAATAAAACAATTAGATCCAACTCTGAATTCCTTTCTAACAGTTAATAGTGAGCTAGCCCTAAGCAAAGCTGACCATATCGATAAACAAATAGCTTCTGGCGACCATTTACCTCCTTTGTCAGGAATACCCATTGCTATAAAAGACAACCTTTGTACAAAAGGAATTAAGACAACTTGCGCAAGCAAGATTTTAGACAACTTTGTACCGCCATATGAGTCAACAGTTACAAAAAAACTTTTGAACGCAGGAGCAATAATGATTGGCAAGACAAATATGGATGAATTTGCTATGGGCAGTTCTACAGAAACCTCTGCATTTGGTCCTACTTTGAATCCATGGAACATTACAAAAGTACCAGGAGGCAGCTCTGGTGGTAGTGCAGCTTCTGTTGCTGCTGGATTATGTTACGGATCTCTTGGTTCTGATACTGGCGGCTCAATTCGACAACCTGCTTCTTTTTGTGGCGTTGTTGGCATGAAACCAACTTATGGCCGAGTAAGTCGATGGGGGTTAATAGCTTTTGCTAGCTCTTTAGATCAGGTTGGTCCATTTGCGAATAATGTTTCTGATGCAGCTGAAATCTTGCAAGTAATATCAGGCAAAGATGAGTTTGATTCAACTACTGTTGATATTCCTGTTCCCAATTATTTAGAGAGCCTGTCTAAGTCAATTAAGGGTATGAAAATAGGCTTAATCGATAACTGCTTTGATCATGAAGGCTTAGCCACTGATGTTAAAGAATCTGTTCTTGGCTCTGCCTCGCTTCTAGAAAACTTAGGCGCAGAAATTGTTAATGTTTCTTGTCCTCGTTTCAATGATGGAATTGCTACCTATTACGTTATTGCCCCATCTGAAGCTTCAGCGAATCTAGCTAGATACGACGGTGTCAAATATGGATTCCGCTCGGAAGATGCACAATCTCTTATAGAAATGACCTCCAAAAGTAGAGCACTTGGTTTTGGAAGTGAAGTTAAACGAAGAATTCTTATTGGAACCTATGCCCTATCCGCTGGTTATGTTGATGCTTACTACAAGAAAGCCCAGCAAGTTCGAACTTTGATACGGAGAGACTTTGATGATGCTTTTAAAAAAGTAGATGTTTTGTTAGCTCCAACAGCACCTACTACTGCTTTCGGCTCTGGAGATAATATGGATAATCCAATGGCGATGTATCTATCGGATTTATTGACGATTCCGGCAAATTTAGCTGGATTGCCTGCAATCAGCCTGCCATGTGGTTTTGATAAATCCGGTTTACCAATAGGCTTACAGCTAATAGGAAATGTTTTTGAAGAAGGGAAGCTTCTTCAAGTAGCTAATCAATTCGAGAAAGCTGCTGAGGTTTATAAAAATAGGCCTAAAACAGATTTCACGTTATAAAGTTTGAACCACTTCATGTGGAGAATATAATTATCGCTACACTATATGCAGTGTAGTTCCGTGGAATATTAATGGCTTTTGTTCCTATTCATAACCATAGTGACTACAGCCTTCTTGATGGAGCCAGTCAACTCCCTTTAATGGTTCAAAGGGCAAAGGAATTGGGGATGCCAGCTTTAGCTCTGACTGACCATGGAGTAATGTATGGCGCGATCGAATTATTGAAGTTATGTAAGGCCGCGAATATAAAGCCAATTATTGGGAATGAGATGTACGTTATCAATGGTTCAATTGATGACCCTCAGCCCAAAAAGGAAAAAAGATATCATCTTGTTGTCGTAGCTAAAAACCAAATTGGTTATGAAAATCTCGTAAAGTTAACTACGCTTAGTCATTTAAACGGTGTTAGAGGAAGAGGGATATTTTCAAGACCTTGCATAGATAAGTATTTATTCAAAAAATATAGCGAGGGATTGATTTGTTCAACAGCTTGCTTAGGTGGTGAAATTCCACAAGCGATTTTAAAAGGAAGAAATGACGTTGCTAGAGAAGTAGCAGCTTGGTATAAAGAGGTTTTGGGTGATGATTTTTATCTTGAAATTCAAGACCATGGATCAATTGAGGATAGAATTGTTAATAGTGAAATAGTTAAAATATCCGAAGAACTTGATATCCAAATCATCGCTACTAATGATGCACATTATGTATCAAAGAATGATATTGAAGCTCATGATGCATTGATTTGTGTTTTGACTGGAAAATCAGTTAGTGATCACAAAAGATTACGATATACAGGGACTGAATATATTAAATCTGAGGAGGAAATGAGAAGTTTATTTACTGATCATTTAGACAAGCATGTCATAAATAGTGCAATAGAAAATACAGTTAAACTATCAAATAAGGTTGAAGAATATACGATATTAGGGACTTATAAGATGCCTAATTTTCCTATACCTGATGGTTATCAACCAATTGAATATCTTAAAGAGATAACTATCAACGGTTTGAAGGAAATTTTAGATATTACTAAATTTGAACATTTTCCAATCGAATATAAAGAACGACTTGATTATGAGTTAAAAGTAATAGAAAAAATGGGCTTCCCAACCTATTTTCTTGTTGTGTGGGATTATATAAAATTTGCAAGAGAGCAAAATATTCCTGTAGGTCCAGGTAGAGGTTCAGCAGCAGGCTCTTTAGTCGCTTTTTCTCTTCGCATAACTAATATTGATCCAGTAGAAAATGGTTTGTTGTTTGAAAGATTTCTCAATCCTGAGAGAAAGTCAATGCCTGATATTGACACTGATTTTTGTATTGAAAGGCGTGGCGAAGTTATAGATTATGTAACTAAAAAGTATGGTGAAGATAAAGTTGCACAGATAATTACATTTAACAGAATGACATCTAAGGCTGTTTTGAAAGATGTTGCCCGAGTACTTGATATTCCCTATGGAGATGCAGACCGCTTAGCGAAATTAATTCCAGTTGTAAGGGGTAAGCCTGCAAAATTGTCAGCCATGATTTCAAAAGAATCCCCCAATAAAGAATTTTATGAAAAATACAACAATGATTCAAAAGTAAAGAAATGGGTTGATATGGCAATGAGGATAGAAGGGACAAATAAGACTTTTGGTGTTCATGCAGCAGGTGTGGTTATTGCGGCTAATTCACTTGATAATTTAGTTCCTCTTCAAAGAAACAATGATGGACAAATAATTACTCAATATTTTATGGAAGATATTGAATCACTCGGTCTTTTGAAGATGGACTTTTTAGGACTTAGAAATCTTACAATGATCGAAAAGACAATTAATTTAGTTGAGAAATCAATTGGTAAGAGATTAGATCCTGATTCTTTGCCTTTTACAGATGAAAAAACATTCGAACTA is a genomic window containing:
- a CDS encoding DUF1816 domain-containing protein, with translation MGPIRALRSLGNSFGLAWWAKVETIQPEVTYWFGPFLTRRSLKVRLNAFIEDLSAESPKKINHSLIRCRRNEPLTS
- the gatA gene encoding Asp-tRNA(Asn)/Glu-tRNA(Gln) amidotransferase subunit GatA; the protein is MTFEDLRQKLKSGEVSSKELVQEKINRIKQLDPTLNSFLTVNSELALSKADHIDKQIASGDHLPPLSGIPIAIKDNLCTKGIKTTCASKILDNFVPPYESTVTKKLLNAGAIMIGKTNMDEFAMGSSTETSAFGPTLNPWNITKVPGGSSGGSAASVAAGLCYGSLGSDTGGSIRQPASFCGVVGMKPTYGRVSRWGLIAFASSLDQVGPFANNVSDAAEILQVISGKDEFDSTTVDIPVPNYLESLSKSIKGMKIGLIDNCFDHEGLATDVKESVLGSASLLENLGAEIVNVSCPRFNDGIATYYVIAPSEASANLARYDGVKYGFRSEDAQSLIEMTSKSRALGFGSEVKRRILIGTYALSAGYVDAYYKKAQQVRTLIRRDFDDAFKKVDVLLAPTAPTTAFGSGDNMDNPMAMYLSDLLTIPANLAGLPAISLPCGFDKSGLPIGLQLIGNVFEEGKLLQVANQFEKAAEVYKNRPKTDFTL
- a CDS encoding DNA polymerase III subunit alpha, which produces MAFVPIHNHSDYSLLDGASQLPLMVQRAKELGMPALALTDHGVMYGAIELLKLCKAANIKPIIGNEMYVINGSIDDPQPKKEKRYHLVVVAKNQIGYENLVKLTTLSHLNGVRGRGIFSRPCIDKYLFKKYSEGLICSTACLGGEIPQAILKGRNDVAREVAAWYKEVLGDDFYLEIQDHGSIEDRIVNSEIVKISEELDIQIIATNDAHYVSKNDIEAHDALICVLTGKSVSDHKRLRYTGTEYIKSEEEMRSLFTDHLDKHVINSAIENTVKLSNKVEEYTILGTYKMPNFPIPDGYQPIEYLKEITINGLKEILDITKFEHFPIEYKERLDYELKVIEKMGFPTYFLVVWDYIKFAREQNIPVGPGRGSAAGSLVAFSLRITNIDPVENGLLFERFLNPERKSMPDIDTDFCIERRGEVIDYVTKKYGEDKVAQIITFNRMTSKAVLKDVARVLDIPYGDADRLAKLIPVVRGKPAKLSAMISKESPNKEFYEKYNNDSKVKKWVDMAMRIEGTNKTFGVHAAGVVIAANSLDNLVPLQRNNDGQIITQYFMEDIESLGLLKMDFLGLRNLTMIEKTINLVEKSIGKRLDPDSLPFTDEKTFELLSRGDLEGIFQLESSGMRQIVKDLKPSSLEDISSILALYRPGPLDAGLIPKFINRKHGKESIDFQHQSLEPILSETYGIMVYQEQIMKIAQDLAGYSLGQADLLRRAMGKKKVSEMQRHRTLFVDGAVKNGVTDVIAEQLFDQMVLFAEYCFNKSHSTAYGAVTYQTAYLKAHYPVAYMAALLTVNAGSADKIQRYISNCNSMGINVMPPNINTSGVDFTPKDNSILFGFSAVKNLGDGAIRKIITSRDEDGEFTSLAQLCDRISLGSVNRRGLEALIHSGALDCLEKNANRAQLIADLDLTIEWASSRAKDRTSGQGNLFDLSNSTNNESSPTDDYSSAPKAKEVQEYLPSDKLKLEKEHVGFYLSDHPLKQLSEPAKLIAPISLSSLEEQKDKSKVSVIAMIPEMREVTTRKGDRMAIIQLEDLTGSCEAVVFPKSYERLSDHLMVETRLLIWGSVDRRDETVQLLIDDCREIDDLRFLLIDLRPDQATDINIQHKLRECLSKNRPNRNELGVRIPVVACLKDNTNTRYVRLGDQFCVKDTDLALEALSKNSFIARSSKSLVI